Proteins found in one Nocardia brasiliensis ATCC 700358 genomic segment:
- the hisC gene encoding histidinol-phosphate transaminase — MDELMGLVRTAIREMRPYSSAPTASSRITVRARLDANESPYPPFPGEVEQYGLNRYPEPRPELLLDVFTTLYGVPRDSLLFSRGTDEAIDLLVRGFCAEGQHKILCTPPTSALYRHAARVQGVDVLEVPLTPPDFQLDVPGILHTHAANPQATVLFFCSPNNPTANLLDRADILRVARTLLGKAIVVVDELYLDYSNAESLADSLTTHPNIVVLRSMSKGYSLAGARFGITIAHPDIISVLGRMIAPHPLSQSAIRAVARVLTPAGKDYTRANIDRVLSERARVARELRARSTTARIFHSDTNFLLVQVTDTPALLNAMERNGIKIRDCSTLVGIENSVRISIGTPEENNAMLAVFDRFDPESTVSH, encoded by the coding sequence ATGGATGAGCTCATGGGGTTGGTCCGCACCGCGATCAGGGAGATGCGGCCGTACAGCTCCGCGCCGACCGCGTCCAGCCGGATCACGGTCCGCGCGCGGCTCGACGCGAACGAAAGCCCCTATCCACCCTTCCCCGGAGAGGTCGAGCAATATGGGCTTAACCGGTATCCCGAGCCCCGCCCGGAGCTGTTGCTCGATGTCTTCACCACCCTCTATGGCGTCCCGCGCGACTCGCTGCTGTTCAGTCGCGGCACGGATGAAGCCATAGATCTGCTCGTACGAGGATTCTGCGCCGAAGGTCAGCACAAGATCCTTTGCACACCACCGACTTCTGCTTTGTACCGGCATGCGGCACGAGTGCAGGGGGTCGATGTGCTCGAGGTTCCGCTCACCCCGCCCGATTTCCAGCTGGATGTACCCGGAATTCTGCACACACACGCGGCGAATCCGCAGGCCACAGTGCTGTTCTTCTGCTCTCCTAACAATCCAACGGCCAATCTGCTCGATCGCGCAGACATCCTGCGTGTCGCACGAACACTGCTCGGCAAGGCAATCGTGGTGGTCGATGAGCTCTACCTCGACTACTCGAACGCGGAATCACTCGCCGATTCGCTTACCACGCACCCGAATATCGTTGTCTTGCGGTCGATGTCGAAGGGGTACAGCCTGGCCGGTGCACGCTTCGGGATCACGATCGCCCATCCCGACATCATCAGCGTCCTTGGCCGCATGATCGCACCACATCCCCTGTCCCAGAGCGCCATCAGGGCAGTCGCGCGCGTGCTGACCCCCGCCGGCAAGGATTACACCAGAGCGAATATCGACAGAGTTCTGAGCGAACGTGCAAGGGTCGCCCGAGAGTTGCGCGCCAGGTCGACGACGGCGCGAATCTTTCACAGTGACACGAATTTCCTGCTAGTCCAGGTGACCGACACACCGGCGCTGCTGAACGCGATGGAGCGCAACGGGATCAAGATTCGAGACTGCAGCACGCTGGTCGGCATCGAGAATTCGGTTCGTATATCGATCGGAACCCCCGAGGAGAACAACGCCATGCTGGCGGTCTTCGATCGGTTCGACCCCGAGAGCACCGTTTCCCACTAG
- a CDS encoding FAD-binding oxidoreductase translates to MNPAVAALQAVLPDAVVVTDPEVLERHARDRSRFTSSARPLAVVRPTVREQVQQTMRVATQQRIPVVPQGLRTGVAGGANGVAGCIALDMTAMNQIREIDIVSRIVVVEPGVVEADISAAVEPHRLCYPPNPSWLPTATIGGNVANGGGTCSVKYGVTSLYVLGLEVVLANGELLRCGRRTAKGVAGYDVTQLLVGSEGTLGVITEITLALHPVATPLATLTAAFGTLHAAGRAIESITESGCIPSVLELLDRVHLRAIEALAPSGLPDAAALLFAQCATGAKSSEDLHEMAELCRAAHATEINLAFDPIEGEKLMAARQLANRAMDRLGTVLIGDVVVPRSHLAAMFEDIDRIAAENSIVIGLVAHGGDGNLHPMIVVDRDDPVVWKRARTADEAIVAKALAFGGTCTGEHGIGLTKREWLAREIGPTGMRLQHAVKAAFDPLGILNPGKVL, encoded by the coding sequence ATGAATCCTGCGGTTGCCGCCTTGCAGGCGGTCCTACCCGATGCGGTGGTGGTGACAGATCCGGAGGTATTGGAGCGGCACGCACGGGACCGGTCGCGATTCACGAGCAGCGCGCGTCCGCTGGCAGTCGTCCGCCCGACCGTACGCGAACAGGTGCAACAGACGATGCGCGTGGCTACCCAACAGCGGATCCCAGTGGTGCCGCAGGGATTACGCACGGGCGTCGCTGGGGGCGCGAACGGGGTCGCGGGCTGCATTGCGCTCGATATGACGGCTATGAACCAGATCCGGGAGATCGACATTGTGAGCCGCATCGTCGTGGTCGAGCCAGGGGTTGTCGAAGCGGACATCTCCGCCGCGGTCGAACCACACCGACTCTGCTATCCCCCGAATCCGAGTTGGTTGCCGACCGCAACGATCGGCGGCAACGTCGCGAACGGGGGCGGCACGTGCTCTGTGAAGTACGGCGTGACGAGCCTATACGTTCTCGGCCTCGAAGTGGTGTTGGCAAACGGCGAGTTGTTGCGCTGTGGGCGCCGCACCGCTAAGGGTGTCGCCGGGTACGACGTCACCCAACTGCTCGTCGGGAGCGAAGGGACGCTGGGCGTGATCACCGAGATCACGCTGGCGTTGCACCCCGTCGCCACACCGCTGGCCACGCTGACAGCGGCGTTCGGCACGCTGCATGCCGCCGGCAGGGCGATCGAGTCGATCACCGAGTCCGGATGTATTCCCAGTGTGCTAGAACTCCTCGACCGCGTGCATCTGCGCGCGATCGAGGCACTCGCACCGAGCGGGCTGCCGGACGCAGCCGCATTGCTCTTCGCTCAATGCGCTACCGGGGCAAAGTCTTCCGAGGACCTCCACGAGATGGCCGAACTGTGCCGCGCCGCACATGCCACCGAGATCAACCTGGCGTTCGATCCAATCGAAGGCGAAAAACTCATGGCCGCACGCCAACTGGCAAATCGGGCTATGGACCGGCTCGGCACCGTCCTCATCGGCGATGTCGTCGTGCCGCGCAGCCACCTGGCCGCAATGTTCGAGGACATCGACCGGATCGCCGCCGAGAATTCGATCGTCATCGGGCTTGTCGCCCATGGCGGCGATGGGAACTTGCACCCCATGATCGTGGTCGACCGCGATGACCCTGTCGTATGGAAACGAGCCCGCACCGCCGACGAAGCGATCGTAGCGAAAGCTCTGGCCTTCGGTGGTACCTGTACCGGCGAACACGGAATCGGCCTGACGAAACGCGAGTGGCTGGCCCGCGAAATCGGCCCCACCGGCATGCGACTACAGCACGCAGTCAAAGCGGCATTCGACCCGCTAGGCATCCTCAACCCGGGCAAGGTCCTGTGA
- a CDS encoding pyridoxal phosphate-dependent aminotransferase — translation MPVSATLAANDAVAYRRASGLPVVPLGFGEAGLPVHPMLSGALAAAADTAGYGPVAGIPELRDAAAGYWSRRGLPTEPAQVVAGPGSKPLLWAILGARAGGVALPNPSWVSYAAQAGLQGLCAVRIRSVGGVPDPLALDAAAREFDLSTVVVTLPDNPTGRLASPSVIRELCAVAERHDLLIVSDEIYRDLTDAEFLSPAEVVPHRVVITSGLSKSLALGGWRTGVARFVDDDLRDEVIDVASEVWSAPTRPVQYAAALAYTEPPELVERIAQSRKLHLSVGAVVAEIFKTTPPDGAFYCYPRVAGFDTDHEVVEYLLARNGIVVLPGSEFGDPPTACHIRVATSLLYGDTEERRLRALYSDRPTTLPWIAAQLDIISAAMDY, via the coding sequence ATGCCAGTCTCTGCAACACTTGCCGCCAATGACGCGGTTGCCTACCGCCGTGCGAGCGGTCTTCCCGTGGTTCCCCTCGGTTTCGGTGAAGCCGGTTTGCCTGTCCACCCGATGCTGAGCGGTGCACTCGCGGCTGCCGCGGACACGGCCGGGTACGGCCCGGTCGCCGGCATCCCCGAACTTCGCGATGCCGCCGCCGGATATTGGTCACGGCGTGGCCTGCCGACCGAGCCCGCGCAGGTTGTCGCAGGGCCCGGTAGTAAACCGCTGCTGTGGGCGATTCTCGGTGCACGAGCGGGTGGTGTCGCGCTCCCGAACCCGAGTTGGGTGAGCTACGCCGCACAGGCTGGTTTGCAAGGTCTGTGTGCGGTGCGGATCCGTAGTGTCGGCGGCGTGCCGGATCCCCTCGCACTCGACGCCGCAGCAAGAGAGTTCGACCTCTCCACTGTTGTTGTGACGTTGCCGGACAACCCGACCGGTCGGCTTGCTTCGCCATCGGTAATCCGGGAGTTATGCGCGGTCGCGGAGCGGCACGATTTGCTCATCGTGTCAGATGAGATCTACCGCGACCTGACCGACGCTGAATTCCTCAGCCCGGCAGAGGTTGTGCCGCACCGAGTCGTCATCACCTCGGGTCTGAGCAAGAGCTTGGCGCTCGGTGGCTGGCGCACCGGCGTCGCGCGGTTCGTCGACGATGACTTGCGGGACGAAGTGATCGACGTAGCCAGCGAGGTCTGGTCGGCGCCCACCAGACCGGTCCAGTATGCTGCCGCGCTGGCGTACACCGAACCGCCAGAACTCGTGGAACGTATCGCGCAGAGCCGAAAACTGCATCTGAGCGTCGGTGCCGTCGTGGCGGAGATCTTCAAAACCACGCCACCCGACGGCGCGTTCTACTGCTATCCGCGCGTCGCCGGTTTCGACACCGACCACGAGGTCGTTGAGTACTTATTGGCCCGCAACGGAATCGTCGTGCTGCCGGGCTCCGAATTCGGCGACCCACCCACGGCCTGCCACATTCGCGTCGCGACCAGCCTTCTCTACGGTGACACCGAGGAACGAAGACTGCGAGCGTTGTACAGCGACCGCCCGACGACGCTGCCGTGGATCGCCGCCCAGCTCGATATCATCAGCGCCGCAATGGATTACTGA
- a CDS encoding LysR family transcriptional regulator produces the protein MLEIRRLALLHQFDRLGSIAATAAATGYSASAVSQQLAVLEREVGVALLERSARSAALTEAGRRLAQHAATILDAVETAESDLADAAGDTGGRIVVSTIPTAAIAAAPRLILPKGPAVVLRQHTDADALDRLRTREVDIVVVDAWRDSPPEPGLLRIELMIDPLLIAGSTEHTTWLVAPPDQLSRRVAEDVMAELGIKPHSRWEFMGLATIADLVASGVGAAILPRMALRHVDVPTTPTGRHRRIDAVIRASSQVRPAVQAVIQALSTLDR, from the coding sequence ATGCTCGAAATACGCCGCCTCGCACTGCTCCATCAATTCGACCGGCTCGGCAGCATTGCGGCGACGGCTGCCGCGACCGGCTATTCGGCATCCGCTGTGTCGCAGCAGCTGGCCGTGCTGGAAAGAGAAGTCGGCGTCGCGTTGCTGGAACGGTCCGCCCGCAGCGCCGCACTCACCGAGGCGGGGCGTCGTCTCGCGCAGCACGCCGCCACCATTCTCGACGCCGTTGAAACCGCCGAGTCCGATCTCGCCGACGCGGCCGGCGACACGGGCGGACGGATCGTGGTCAGCACTATCCCTACGGCCGCGATCGCCGCAGCTCCGCGTCTGATCCTGCCGAAGGGGCCTGCGGTGGTGCTGCGTCAACACACCGATGCCGACGCTTTGGACCGGCTGCGCACCCGGGAGGTCGACATCGTCGTCGTCGATGCGTGGCGGGATTCTCCCCCGGAGCCCGGTTTACTCAGAATAGAGCTGATGATCGACCCACTGCTGATCGCGGGCAGCACCGAGCATACGACCTGGTTGGTCGCGCCACCCGACCAATTGTCCCGGCGCGTAGCCGAGGACGTGATGGCCGAACTGGGCATCAAGCCTCACAGCCGATGGGAGTTCATGGGCTTGGCCACCATCGCCGACTTGGTAGCCTCCGGCGTCGGCGCCGCGATCCTCCCCCGAATGGCACTGCGCCACGTCGATGTCCCTACCACTCCGACCGGCCGCCACCGCCGCATCGACGCCGTCATCCGCGCCAGCTCGCAGGTGCGCCCCGCGGTGCAGGCGGTCATTCAGGCTCTGTCGACCCTCGATCGATGA
- a CDS encoding aminotransferase class I/II-fold pyridoxal phosphate-dependent enzyme, with the protein MDEILRLVRPAVLDLTPLDLARTEEYGARIRLDVNENPYPPYPGTPAQQELNRYPERQPRPLLDAFADFYGVPRECLLFTRDVDEAADLLVRSFCVEGRDAILQTRPTVAIYPHVARVQGVGVVEVPLLPSGFQLDPDGVLAMHAANPQTKLLFLCSPNDPTSNLLEREDILRIATELFGTAIIVVDHRFLDYSGAESLATAIPAHPNIVVLRSMSAEYGLAGERFGIAIAHPEVIDLLGRVLAFCPLSRNAIRALTQVMTLLGVLRSAVNIGKVLTERTRVARVLAGSSAVVRVFPSDANFLFVQVRDASGLVDMMTQSGVKIADGSTFPAAPDAVRISIGTPAENNAMLAVLDQYAEERKPRGFGGR; encoded by the coding sequence ATGGACGAGATACTTCGACTGGTACGTCCCGCCGTGCTGGACCTGACGCCACTCGATCTCGCGCGCACCGAAGAGTACGGTGCGCGGATTCGGCTCGATGTGAACGAGAACCCCTACCCGCCCTACCCAGGCACGCCGGCTCAGCAGGAGCTGAATCGTTATCCCGAGCGTCAACCTCGTCCACTGTTGGATGCCTTTGCTGACTTCTATGGCGTGCCGCGGGAATGCCTGCTGTTCACCCGCGATGTGGACGAAGCGGCCGACTTGCTGGTGCGCAGCTTCTGCGTCGAGGGGCGAGACGCGATACTCCAGACCCGGCCCACAGTTGCGATCTACCCGCACGTGGCGCGGGTGCAAGGGGTCGGCGTTGTCGAAGTTCCGTTGTTGCCCAGTGGTTTTCAACTCGATCCGGACGGCGTTCTGGCCATGCACGCGGCTAATCCGCAAACAAAGTTGCTCTTCCTCTGTTCCCCGAACGATCCGACCTCGAACCTGTTGGAGCGGGAGGACATCCTGCGGATCGCGACCGAGCTGTTCGGCACCGCGATCATCGTGGTCGATCACCGATTTCTCGACTATTCTGGTGCTGAATCACTCGCCACCGCGATTCCTGCGCATCCGAATATCGTTGTGCTCCGCTCCATGTCGGCGGAGTACGGGCTCGCCGGCGAACGATTCGGCATAGCCATCGCTCATCCCGAAGTAATCGACCTCCTGGGGCGTGTTCTCGCCTTCTGTCCGTTGTCACGGAACGCGATTCGCGCACTCACCCAGGTCATGACGCTGCTCGGGGTGCTTCGATCCGCGGTGAATATCGGCAAGGTGCTGACTGAGCGTACGCGAGTCGCTCGGGTACTCGCGGGCAGCTCTGCGGTCGTGCGAGTCTTTCCCAGCGACGCGAACTTCTTGTTCGTCCAGGTCAGGGACGCGAGCGGCTTGGTCGACATGATGACGCAAAGCGGTGTGAAGATAGCCGACGGGAGCACGTTTCCAGCCGCACCGGACGCGGTTCGAATATCCATCGGAACACCCGCCGAGAACAATGCCATGCTGGCAGTGCTGGATCAATATGCGGAGGAGCGGAAGCCACGTGGCTTTGGCGGCCGCTGA